The Bacteroidales bacterium genome includes a region encoding these proteins:
- a CDS encoding ATP-grasp domain-containing protein — translation MNKKPKLTIAVSALNAIDSPGPGVAVIRALREAESFDVRIIGLAYESLEPGLYMHDLVDKTYQIPYPSSGIETILERLEYIHAQEKLDVIIPNFDAELYPYIRLEAQLKERGIHMCLPTMEQFEERHKTNLPEFGEKYGLLVPKSKVINDISEIYKLSSEFDYPLLVKGRYYDAYVAYNQDQVKTFFHRITAKWGLPVIIQEFVHGIEFNVTGLGDGTGRTVSAVPMRKQYITDKGKAWGGISISDKRMLALTDKFISGTKWKGGFELELMKNKDNDFYVLEINPRIPAWIYLAVGVGHNIPEALVKLAMGQKVEPLGEYAVGKMFIRYAWDMIVDMEEFQTISTTGEL, via the coding sequence ATGAATAAAAAACCCAAGCTAACCATAGCTGTATCGGCGCTCAACGCCATCGACAGCCCCGGGCCAGGCGTGGCGGTAATACGCGCATTGCGTGAAGCCGAGAGCTTCGACGTGCGCATCATTGGGCTAGCTTATGAGTCGCTGGAGCCAGGCCTCTACATGCACGATCTGGTGGACAAAACCTATCAGATTCCCTATCCCTCTTCGGGCATCGAAACCATCCTGGAGCGCCTCGAATACATACATGCGCAGGAGAAACTCGACGTAATCATTCCCAACTTCGATGCTGAGCTTTATCCCTACATCCGCCTCGAAGCGCAACTCAAAGAGCGCGGCATCCACATGTGCCTGCCCACGATGGAGCAGTTTGAAGAACGTCACAAAACAAACCTGCCGGAGTTTGGTGAGAAATATGGACTGCTGGTGCCCAAGAGCAAGGTTATTAACGACATTAGCGAGATTTACAAACTTAGCAGCGAATTCGATTATCCGCTGCTGGTCAAAGGCCGCTACTACGATGCCTACGTGGCTTACAACCAGGATCAGGTAAAGACATTTTTCCACCGCATCACCGCCAAGTGGGGATTGCCCGTGATCATTCAGGAGTTTGTACACGGCATCGAATTCAACGTTACCGGGCTGGGCGACGGAACTGGACGAACGGTTTCGGCAGTGCCCATGCGCAAGCAATACATCACCGACAAGGGCAAAGCCTGGGGCGGCATCTCCATCTCCGATAAACGCATGCTCGCGCTCACCGACAAGTTTATCAGCGGTACCAAATGGAAAGGCGGCTTTGAGCTGGAGCTGATGAAAAACAAGGACAACGACTTTTATGTGCTCGAGATCAACCCGCGCATCCCTGCCTGGATTTATCTGGCTGTGGGCGTGGGGCACAACATCCCCGAAGCGCTGGTGAAGCTGGCTATGGGGCAAAAGGTGGAGCCTTTGGGCGAATATGCCGTAGGTAAAATGTTTATCCGCTATGCCTGGGATATGATCGTGGACATGGAGGAATTTCAAACCATCTCCACCACCGGCGAACTTTAG
- a CDS encoding urea transporter, producing MVTTTRKQLLHFVDGILNSYSQVFFSKNKIFAVILVIVTFFDWHAGLGGLLAVLIANVAAQLIGFNRFGISQGYYGFNALLVGLGLGIYYQPGLAFFVLLFFAALFTLFITIWLENYFGKYGLPYLAWPFLLAIWTVSLAARQFTELQMSERGLYILNEMYDYGGPLLVDIYHYINNLPIHPALLMYFQSLGAIFFQHHLLAGILIAIGLIIYSRIAFLLSVTGFFSAYFYYLFIGANLGELSYFYIGFNYILTAIAIGGFFIIPSRWSFLWVLLLTPIISIIITSTSTLFQNLHLSIFSLAFNVVVVLFIYVMKFRQHHNKKPELVVVQQFSPEKNLYTQHNYASRFDLAAQQTPIVLPFYGEWTVTQGHQGELTHQQAWRHAWDFEITDEQGKTFSGTGNRPEDYYSFNQSVIAPADGVVQEILDGIDDNAIGKVNLEQNWGNTIIIWHAEKLYSKISHLRKGSFAVNKGDVIKRGALLAKVGNSGRSPEPHIHFQLQENPYIGSHTHDYPIAKYIVKTEKAHQLKTFDRPINGDTVNGITRNNSLFDAFNFVPGQTITFAWSQNEQPEQSVSWEVKSDLYNQTYLQCIQSGAKAWFKNDGTLFYFTHFSGDDTSLLYYFYLGCYKVALGYYDHLQLTDQFPLAVFKNSFIRFWQDFVAPFHIFMHADFEMRYVDFKDDLSGSKIRMASEARLHYGGKSGRRMNFEIIVNHNRIEKFGMKSPKITLNATETES from the coding sequence ATGGTAACGACCACCCGAAAGCAGTTACTCCATTTTGTTGACGGAATACTCAACAGCTATTCGCAGGTATTCTTCAGCAAAAACAAAATCTTTGCTGTCATCCTGGTGATCGTTACCTTTTTTGACTGGCATGCCGGGCTAGGTGGCTTGCTGGCCGTGCTGATCGCTAACGTTGCTGCGCAGCTCATTGGCTTCAACCGTTTTGGAATCAGCCAGGGTTATTATGGTTTTAATGCTTTGCTCGTTGGTTTGGGATTAGGCATTTATTACCAGCCCGGCCTGGCTTTTTTTGTACTACTATTTTTTGCGGCCTTGTTCACGCTTTTCATCACTATCTGGCTCGAAAATTACTTTGGCAAATATGGCTTACCTTATCTGGCGTGGCCTTTCCTTTTGGCCATCTGGACGGTGAGCCTGGCGGCGCGGCAGTTTACCGAACTGCAGATGAGCGAACGCGGCCTCTACATTCTCAATGAGATGTACGATTACGGCGGGCCGCTGCTGGTTGACATTTATCATTACATCAACAATCTACCTATTCATCCTGCCTTGCTGATGTATTTCCAGTCGCTTGGAGCAATATTTTTTCAGCACCATTTGCTGGCCGGCATCCTCATCGCCATCGGCCTGATCATCTATTCGCGGATCGCCTTTCTGCTCTCGGTTACAGGATTTTTCTCTGCCTATTTTTATTATCTTTTTATCGGTGCCAACCTTGGCGAGCTAAGCTATTTTTACATCGGTTTCAACTATATCCTGACGGCCATTGCCATCGGCGGATTTTTTATCATCCCGTCGCGGTGGTCGTTTTTGTGGGTACTGCTGCTCACGCCCATCATCTCTATCATTATCACCTCAACGTCTACTTTATTTCAAAATCTACACCTGAGTATTTTTTCGCTGGCTTTTAATGTGGTGGTGGTCTTGTTTATTTATGTGATGAAATTCAGACAGCATCATAACAAAAAACCGGAGCTGGTGGTGGTGCAGCAATTTTCACCTGAGAAAAACCTTTACACGCAGCATAATTATGCCAGTCGTTTTGATCTTGCAGCACAGCAAACCCCAATAGTCCTGCCTTTTTATGGCGAGTGGACGGTGACGCAGGGACATCAGGGCGAACTCACCCACCAGCAGGCATGGCGCCATGCCTGGGATTTTGAAATCACCGATGAGCAGGGAAAAACTTTCTCCGGCACCGGCAATCGTCCCGAAGATTATTATTCTTTCAACCAATCGGTGATAGCGCCTGCCGACGGCGTGGTGCAGGAAATCCTCGACGGCATCGACGACAATGCCATCGGGAAGGTAAATCTGGAGCAAAACTGGGGCAACACCATCATCATCTGGCATGCCGAAAAACTTTACAGTAAAATAAGCCATCTGCGTAAAGGCAGCTTCGCGGTAAACAAAGGTGACGTGATAAAGCGTGGCGCTTTGCTTGCCAAAGTAGGCAACTCTGGTCGCTCACCGGAACCACACATCCATTTCCAATTACAGGAAAATCCTTACATCGGCTCCCATACGCACGATTATCCCATCGCCAAATACATTGTGAAAACGGAAAAGGCACATCAATTAAAAACTTTCGATCGTCCGATAAATGGCGACACCGTTAACGGCATCACACGCAATAACTCTCTTTTTGACGCCTTCAATTTTGTACCGGGACAAACCATCACTTTTGCCTGGTCGCAAAATGAGCAACCCGAACAAAGTGTAAGCTGGGAAGTAAAAAGCGATCTTTATAACCAGACCTACTTGCAATGCATCCAGAGTGGCGCCAAGGCCTGGTTCAAAAATGACGGAACTTTGTTTTATTTCACCCATTTTTCCGGCGACGACACTTCGCTGCTTTACTATTTTTATCTCGGCTGTTATAAAGTTGCGTTGGGCTATTACGACCACCTGCAACTCACCGATCAGTTTCCGCTGGCTGTATTCAAAAACAGCTTTATCAGGTTTTGGCAGGACTTTGTGGCGCCCTTTCACATCTTTATGCACGCCGATTTCGAGATGAGATATGTTGATTTTAAAGATGACCTCTCCGGCAGCAAAATACGAATGGCTTCGGAGGCCCGGCTGCATTACGGCGGCAAATCAGGTCGTCGGATGAATTTTGAAATCATTGTGAATCACAACAGAATCGAGAAATTTGGGATGAAAAGCCCAAAAATCACCCTCAACGCTACCGAAACAGAATCATGA
- a CDS encoding site-specific DNA-methyltransferase: MPTLNWIGKEKVVSHHQDVPYRVLEHKYGFTADASTGAGKEQTEPTNSGNKIIHGDNLEALKSLLPEYEGKVKCIYIDPPYNTGNESWVYNDNVNHPKIKKWLGEVVGKDGEDLTRHDKWLCMMYPRLKLLHKLLADDGAIFISIDHNEQSYLKLLCDEIFGRSNFIFNFSRVTKKAGKSSDVISFNNDNLFFIQKSNKTKFYPFEHNDIGFKHSDVFVKERGLYKLNQTLDYGSIQYSASLDYEIEIEGDIFRPGNVSYEEMHQRQSKNPKSDFCWRWSKDLFEFGLKNGFIVIKKSKNGKRIYTKTYQKCTINKQNGYSLEYNKRTKALSTLEFIENRFSNDNSKKELESIFGTKVFEYSKPSILVETIIKFSTDKNSIILDSFAGSGTTAHAVLNLNKQDGGNRKFILVEMEDYANDITAERVKRVAQGYGASAGSATAKKVEGTGGAFDFYELGLPLFDENQNLNEKVDIEKIREYIWFSETRTSAKLSHQVSNEDDKYFLGEKDETVYYFIYEKDQLTTLDFDALELIKIKGEQYVIYADNCLLPKEFMAKKNIVFKKIPRDITRF; the protein is encoded by the coding sequence ATGCCAACACTCAATTGGATAGGAAAAGAAAAAGTGGTGAGCCATCACCAGGACGTGCCATACAGAGTATTGGAACACAAATACGGTTTTACGGCAGACGCTTCGACAGGCGCAGGGAAAGAACAAACCGAACCCACCAACAGCGGAAACAAAATAATTCACGGTGACAACCTTGAAGCCCTAAAAAGCCTGCTGCCCGAATACGAAGGAAAAGTAAAGTGCATTTACATCGACCCGCCTTACAACACCGGAAACGAAAGCTGGGTGTATAACGACAACGTAAACCACCCGAAAATTAAGAAGTGGCTGGGCGAAGTGGTTGGCAAAGATGGCGAAGACCTTACCCGCCACGACAAGTGGCTCTGTATGATGTACCCTCGATTAAAATTACTTCACAAACTTTTGGCTGATGATGGAGCAATTTTCATAAGCATTGATCATAATGAGCAATCATATTTAAAATTGTTGTGTGATGAAATTTTTGGACGAAGTAATTTTATTTTTAACTTTTCAAGAGTTACTAAAAAAGCAGGAAAATCTTCTGACGTTATTTCGTTTAATAATGACAACTTATTTTTTATTCAAAAATCGAACAAGACTAAGTTTTATCCTTTTGAACACAATGATATTGGATTTAAACATTCAGATGTGTTTGTTAAAGAAAGGGGACTATACAAATTAAATCAAACTTTAGATTATGGTTCTATACAGTATTCCGCCTCCCTTGATTATGAGATAGAAATAGAGGGAGATATTTTTAGACCCGGGAACGTATCTTATGAAGAAATGCATCAAAGGCAATCAAAAAATCCAAAAAGTGATTTTTGTTGGAGATGGTCTAAAGATTTATTTGAATTTGGTTTGAAAAATGGGTTTATAGTTATAAAAAAATCCAAAAACGGGAAAAGAATTTACACGAAAACCTATCAAAAATGCACTATTAACAAGCAAAATGGATATAGTTTAGAATACAACAAAAGAACAAAGGCTTTATCTACATTAGAGTTTATTGAGAATCGGTTCTCGAATGATAATTCTAAAAAAGAATTAGAAAGTATTTTTGGTACAAAGGTTTTTGAATATTCAAAACCATCAATTCTAGTGGAAACAATAATTAAATTTTCTACCGACAAAAACTCCATCATCCTCGACTCTTTCGCAGGCTCAGGAACAACCGCCCACGCAGTTTTAAATCTAAATAAACAAGACGGTGGCAATCGGAAATTCATTTTGGTGGAAATGGAAGATTATGCCAACGACATTACTGCCGAACGAGTAAAACGGGTAGCCCAAGGCTATGGCGCTTCGGCAGGCTCAGCTACCGCAAAAAAAGTGGAAGGTACAGGCGGTGCATTCGATTTTTACGAATTGGGTTTGCCACTTTTTGACGAAAACCAAAACCTGAATGAAAAAGTCGATATTGAGAAAATAAGAGAATACATTTGGTTTTCAGAAACCCGGACTTCGGCTAAGCTCAGTCATCAAGTTTCAAATGAGGATGATAAATATTTTTTGGGCGAGAAAGATGAAACGGTTTATTATTTCATTTATGAAAAAGACCAATTAACAACCCTTGATTTTGATGCTTTGGAACTCATAAAAATCAAAGGCGAGCAATACGTCATTTATGCCGACAATTGTTTGCTTCCAAAAGAATTTATGGCAAAGAAGAACATCGTTTTCAAAAAAATACCACGCGACATAACGCGGTTTTAA
- a CDS encoding tetratricopeptide repeat protein, which translates to MKLKIATLLIITMAWIPQLQGQDFKTIENAFSQSYALETKGNYSDAVAQLKSVYDENSYAINLRLGWLYYMQGSFTESSAYYLRAVNLSPYAIEARLGYVYPLAALGNWAVVITQYEKILQIDPNNTTASYRLGLILYSSEDYLQALKLFEKVANLYPFDYDANVMYAWTSLKLGKLREAEVLFRKVLLIRPGDSSATEGLQLVK; encoded by the coding sequence ATGAAACTAAAAATAGCAACCTTGCTTATCATAACAATGGCTTGGATTCCGCAGCTTCAGGGGCAGGATTTTAAAACCATCGAAAATGCTTTCAGCCAAAGCTATGCGCTCGAAACCAAAGGCAATTACAGCGATGCCGTGGCACAGCTCAAATCCGTTTACGACGAAAATTCCTATGCGATAAATCTCCGTTTGGGATGGCTTTATTACATGCAGGGCAGCTTCACCGAGTCGTCGGCGTATTATCTGCGTGCCGTAAATCTCAGCCCGTACGCCATCGAGGCGAGGCTTGGGTATGTCTATCCGCTGGCGGCGCTTGGCAACTGGGCGGTGGTAATAACCCAATACGAGAAAATATTGCAGATCGACCCCAACAACACCACCGCCAGTTACCGCCTGGGATTGATCCTATACAGCAGCGAGGATTACCTGCAGGCACTGAAACTTTTCGAGAAAGTGGCCAACCTCTATCCGTTCGATTATGACGCCAACGTGATGTACGCATGGACAAGCCTGAAACTTGGCAAACTGCGCGAAGCCGAGGTTTTGTTCCGCAAAGTTTTGCTCATTCGCCCCGGCGACAGCTCGGCCACAGAGGGACTGCAGCTGGTAAAATAA
- a CDS encoding PqqD family protein has product MIKIKNNVAVSDSGFIFNPDTGESFTVNPIGVEIIKLLKEGKNVEAITADLHARYATDVQTLEKDAEDFLGLLKNFSIADNE; this is encoded by the coding sequence ATGATAAAGATTAAAAATAATGTGGCCGTAAGCGATTCGGGATTTATTTTCAATCCCGACACCGGCGAATCCTTTACAGTAAATCCGATCGGGGTGGAAATAATAAAACTGCTCAAAGAGGGCAAAAATGTAGAGGCAATCACTGCTGATCTGCACGCGCGATATGCCACTGATGTCCAGACGCTCGAAAAGGATGCAGAGGATTTTTTAGGTTTATTAAAAAACTTCTCGATAGCAGACAATGAATAA
- a CDS encoding T9SS type A sorting domain-containing protein, whose protein sequence is MKKLLFTFAIFLAMQPLFSQITPAGQYNHSGTYVWLANSGTKFYVMDVIANQARIYNLNQSLWKTINLTVPANHYLYDIRYPAEGLFTNGSEVALCYIYYTYDEVNQYYTYTTKIVTETGSQLLSIPGAQYVYVYDLGEPGVKMIAYIYDYSVYPYTMQTNLYDLPGSYVPVGEHQPLGQPFAEAFPNPATDYAIVPCKLPEGISSAVLKLQDEAGRMIIELPVNAGANHVQINTAQLPSGIYFYSIVTEGYNTPARKLVVK, encoded by the coding sequence ATGAAAAAACTGCTCTTTACTTTTGCAATATTTCTGGCCATGCAGCCTTTGTTTTCACAGATCACTCCTGCAGGCCAGTACAACCATTCGGGAACCTATGTGTGGCTTGCCAACTCCGGAACCAAGTTTTATGTGATGGACGTAATCGCCAACCAGGCACGCATCTATAATCTAAACCAGAGCCTTTGGAAAACCATCAATCTGACGGTGCCTGCCAATCATTATCTTTACGACATCCGCTACCCTGCGGAAGGATTGTTTACCAACGGCAGCGAGGTGGCTCTCTGCTACATTTATTACACCTATGACGAAGTGAATCAATATTATACTTACACCACTAAAATCGTTACCGAAACCGGGTCGCAGTTGCTGAGCATCCCCGGCGCGCAGTATGTGTATGTGTATGATCTCGGTGAGCCAGGCGTGAAGATGATTGCCTATATTTACGACTATTCGGTGTATCCCTACACTATGCAAACCAACTTGTATGATCTTCCGGGCAGCTATGTTCCGGTGGGAGAGCATCAGCCCCTGGGGCAGCCTTTTGCCGAAGCCTTTCCCAACCCGGCTACCGATTACGCCATCGTGCCGTGCAAGCTGCCCGAAGGCATCAGCAGTGCTGTTTTAAAACTTCAGGACGAAGCTGGCAGGATGATTATTGAACTTCCGGTGAATGCCGGCGCCAACCATGTGCAGATAAACACCGCACAACTGCCATCCGGAATTTATTTCTACAGCATCGTTACCGAAGGTTACAATACACCCGCCCGAAAGCTGGTGGTGAAATAA
- the ispG gene encoding (E)-4-hydroxy-3-methylbut-2-enyl-diphosphate synthase, with product MNQRFMTREIMVGTVAVGGSNPVRVQSMTNTSTMDTAASVRQTIQLYQAGCELVRITAPGVKEAANLALIKQELQKQGYNIPLIADIHYSPKAAEVAAAIVEKVRINPGNYTGAEPRNINYTPQQYQKALDKVRQKISPLIKICKEHNTVIRIGSNHGSLGRRIIHRYGNTPEGMVEAALEFVRICREMDFHQIILSMKASNVRVMVHATRLLVKKMMDEGMDYPVHLGVTESGDGIEGRVKSAVGIGTLLADGIGDTIRVSLTEDPVNEVPVAHSILNYLKQEKKALVTDVFNDFFYDPFSYNPRFSKRSQLKTAIVEPLVLAEAGDYTCEKPDIVINANQSAQKRWQRVSLDETSNDEDYNQPVMATSRKAPAVYSFRRFFEELHQDELRIPVILHKTYSGDAAASAISAAIDFGPLFLDGLGDGIWLESDEEHRQDFVSLAYTLLQACGARISKTEFIACPSCGRTRYDIQASLQKVKAATCHLKGLKIAVMGCVVNGPGEMADADYGYVGMGAGKVALYRGHTQVQHDVPEEEAVDALVEMIKKDGRWREK from the coding sequence ATGAATCAGCGTTTCATGACAAGAGAGATAATGGTAGGCACGGTAGCCGTTGGCGGGAGCAATCCCGTTCGCGTGCAAAGTATGACCAACACCAGCACCATGGATACCGCCGCTTCGGTGCGACAGACCATACAGCTTTATCAGGCAGGCTGTGAGCTGGTGCGCATTACTGCGCCCGGCGTAAAAGAAGCCGCAAACCTGGCCTTGATCAAACAGGAGTTGCAAAAGCAGGGTTATAACATTCCGCTTATCGCAGATATTCATTACAGTCCCAAAGCTGCCGAAGTAGCTGCTGCCATCGTCGAAAAAGTGCGCATCAATCCGGGCAACTACACCGGTGCCGAACCGCGCAACATCAACTATACGCCGCAGCAATATCAGAAAGCACTCGACAAGGTGCGCCAAAAAATCAGTCCGCTCATCAAAATTTGTAAAGAACACAACACGGTCATACGCATCGGCTCCAACCACGGCTCGTTGGGTCGTCGCATCATCCATCGATACGGCAACACCCCCGAAGGCATGGTGGAGGCTGCTTTGGAATTTGTACGGATTTGCCGCGAGATGGATTTCCATCAAATCATCCTCTCGATGAAAGCCAGCAACGTACGCGTAATGGTTCATGCCACACGACTTTTAGTAAAAAAGATGATGGACGAAGGCATGGATTATCCGGTGCATCTGGGCGTAACCGAATCAGGCGACGGCATCGAAGGCCGCGTAAAATCGGCCGTAGGTATTGGAACATTGCTGGCCGACGGCATCGGCGACACCATCCGCGTTTCGCTTACCGAAGACCCGGTGAATGAGGTGCCGGTAGCACACAGCATTCTCAATTACCTAAAGCAGGAAAAGAAAGCATTGGTTACAGATGTTTTTAACGATTTTTTCTACGATCCGTTTAGTTATAATCCGCGGTTTTCGAAGCGATCGCAACTCAAAACTGCCATTGTGGAACCACTGGTGTTGGCAGAGGCAGGAGATTACACATGTGAAAAACCGGATATAGTAATCAATGCAAACCAATCAGCGCAAAAGCGCTGGCAACGAGTTTCTTTGGACGAAACATCAAATGATGAGGACTACAATCAACCGGTAATGGCAACCAGCCGGAAAGCGCCGGCAGTATATTCCTTCCGGAGATTTTTTGAAGAGTTGCATCAGGACGAATTGCGCATTCCGGTGATTTTGCATAAAACCTATTCCGGCGACGCAGCCGCATCAGCCATCTCTGCAGCCATCGACTTTGGGCCACTGTTTCTCGATGGCCTCGGCGACGGAATTTGGCTTGAATCTGACGAGGAGCATCGCCAGGATTTTGTGAGCCTGGCCTATACACTTTTGCAAGCCTGCGGTGCACGCATCAGCAAAACGGAGTTTATTGCTTGTCCATCCTGCGGGCGCACCCGTTACGACATTCAGGCGTCGCTGCAAAAAGTAAAAGCTGCAACCTGCCATCTAAAAGGTCTCAAAATAGCGGTGATGGGCTGCGTCGTCAATGGGCCAGGCGAAATGGCCGACGCCGACTACGGCTATGTGGGCATGGGCGCAGGGAAAGTAGCGCTATATCGCGGTCACACGCAAGTGCAGCACGACGTACCCGAAGAGGAAGCCGTAGATGCGCTGGTAGAAATGATTAAAAAAGACGGCAGGTGGAGGGAGAAATAG